In Colwellia sp. PAMC 20917, a single genomic region encodes these proteins:
- the dpdA gene encoding tRNA-guanine transglycosylase DpdA, producing the protein MTIFNYYFPDNLDFVDPKFNGITNEKTKYHRKYDDDAYPHEILKELPYNGMLVSLAGVGTMQKKGKYYTQELTEDFYYYGAKKFLRLNQEKFSNVLLMGDCGAFDYVNEPEPPFTIDELIEFYDRGGFDCGISLDHIVFPYAKDDEALKAMDYADIREAERRIKITLDNAVLFLERSKILNTSKGKSFIPYGVAHGFSKESFISSVKKLEEIGYTHITIGGMIKSKTPDLLDLLETLSSIKKKETQFHLLGICRFENIPAYAKYGVTSADSTSPLMQGIKAGKYFEFNDDAHELIQSLSIRIRQCDHDNVQKLIDKHRHEIRSLVVKMLNNNEIDIDLSNNALSTNECVKRLETDCIKKLKQYDATGEHFNATFKALMAYEKVTTADHLAEITPVKQAILNKDKLRVKKFLLERPWKTCTCGVCESGIMNIIFRSNQTNRRRGIHNLAMVTKHKDKVIDDMKSTMIKANK; encoded by the coding sequence GTGACAATTTTTAATTATTACTTTCCAGACAACTTAGATTTTGTCGACCCTAAATTTAATGGTATTACCAACGAAAAAACTAAATATCATCGAAAGTATGATGATGACGCCTACCCTCATGAAATATTAAAGGAATTGCCTTACAACGGCATGCTTGTTTCGTTAGCGGGTGTTGGCACAATGCAAAAGAAAGGGAAGTACTACACTCAAGAGCTCACTGAAGATTTCTATTATTATGGTGCTAAGAAATTTTTAAGACTAAACCAAGAAAAATTTTCAAATGTATTGCTTATGGGGGATTGTGGCGCATTTGATTATGTAAATGAACCTGAGCCACCGTTTACAATTGATGAGTTAATTGAATTCTATGACCGTGGAGGATTCGATTGCGGTATATCACTCGATCACATCGTATTCCCGTATGCCAAGGATGATGAAGCATTAAAAGCTATGGATTATGCTGACATAAGAGAAGCTGAACGCAGAATAAAAATAACTCTAGATAATGCCGTTCTATTTTTAGAACGTTCTAAGATTCTTAATACTTCTAAAGGTAAGTCTTTCATTCCTTATGGCGTAGCTCATGGTTTTAGCAAAGAGTCTTTTATTAGTTCGGTGAAAAAGTTAGAAGAGATCGGATACACTCATATTACAATCGGCGGTATGATCAAATCAAAAACGCCTGACTTATTAGATTTATTAGAAACCCTCTCTTCTATTAAAAAGAAAGAGACGCAGTTTCACTTACTGGGAATCTGTAGATTTGAGAATATACCTGCATACGCAAAATATGGTGTAACTAGCGCAGATAGTACTTCCCCATTAATGCAAGGCATTAAAGCTGGAAAATACTTCGAATTTAATGATGATGCCCATGAGCTTATTCAATCATTATCAATAAGAATCCGTCAATGTGATCATGATAATGTTCAGAAGTTAATTGATAAACATCGCCATGAAATTCGAAGCCTAGTAGTTAAAATGCTAAACAATAATGAAATTGATATCGACCTTTCCAACAATGCACTATCTACAAATGAATGTGTAAAAAGGCTTGAAACTGATTGTATTAAAAAATTAAAACAATATGACGCAACCGGCGAACACTTTAACGCTACATTTAAGGCTCTAATGGCTTATGAAAAAGTAACTACGGCCGACCATTTAGCAGAAATAACGCCAGTTAAACAAGCTATTCTAAACAAAGACAAGTTAAGAGTTAAAAAGTTTTTGTTAGAAAGGCCCTGGAAAACTTGTACATGCGGAGTTTGTGAAAGTGGAATAATGAACATCATTTTTCGTTCTAACCAAACTAACCGTCGTAGAGGTATACATAACTTAGCTATGGTGACAAAACATAAAGATAAAGTTATTGATGACATGAAAAGTACGATGATTAAGGCTAATAAATAA
- the queC gene encoding 7-cyano-7-deazaguanine synthase QueC, whose amino-acid sequence MKKLVVIYSGGMDSFTALNKAVKEGFDVYALSFNYGQKHNKELIYAQNVCKELNVPHKILDIKSISTLFTSSSLVSDDINVPDGHYEAENMKSTVVPNRNMILISLAIGYAVDIEAEGVWYGAHSGDHLIYPDCRPEFVKVMDQASKVANFEPVYVHAPYLDTDKIGILKDGLSMGLDYYQTWTCYKGQEKACGKCGSCVERLEAFEKNNCNDPITYTN is encoded by the coding sequence ATGAAAAAGCTTGTTGTTATATATTCTGGAGGCATGGACTCTTTTACGGCTTTAAACAAAGCAGTAAAAGAAGGCTTTGATGTATATGCTCTATCTTTCAATTATGGTCAAAAGCATAATAAAGAACTCATTTACGCACAAAATGTGTGTAAAGAACTTAATGTTCCACATAAAATTTTAGATATCAAATCTATCTCAACATTATTCACCAGTTCGTCACTAGTTTCTGACGATATTAATGTCCCTGATGGCCATTATGAAGCTGAAAATATGAAATCGACGGTTGTCCCAAACCGTAACATGATTCTCATCTCATTGGCCATTGGTTACGCCGTGGATATTGAGGCTGAAGGTGTTTGGTATGGCGCTCACTCTGGTGATCATTTAATTTATCCTGATTGCAGACCTGAGTTTGTGAAAGTAATGGACCAAGCTTCCAAAGTAGCTAACTTTGAACCGGTCTATGTTCATGCTCCTTATTTAGATACTGATAAGATAGGTATTCTTAAAGATGGCCTATCGATGGGATTAGATTATTATCAAACATGGACCTGTTATAAAGGGCAGGAAAAGGCATGTGGTAAATGTGGTTCTTGTGTAGAGAGGTTAGAAGCTTTTGAAAAAAATAATTGTAACGATCCTATTACTTATACAAACTAA
- the dpdD gene encoding protein DpdD, producing MTFSNYPSWFVDFFTAENEIELEKPVEEISDSINLLLLKSIRNLESKTPFFLPAYVNGQLYFYGMCPDTKSLNELKNCLYYGLGSSHTSSYEIIKSPELKFEQSLLQNQSHGVIKFSQVITDSFKQDTSYVVTTLNEVSARFEAKPNFPSVRLRPIGRILRDFFLASRESDGESALVFYNEAKGSGKLSHRNLVGLELQSLAINASWHEILEHKNLPDYLAGIIPTRIYHLLVRALMHVNNLDLTDLSNVDWVGLKSSLVDYESFLLSKPRLKEEDKYKEDWEAWSALAISIGIDKNDIISFSPSFITEEWVSELFGKIESFIEARNALSIESSGLQALFDSPISLDVVTQVLDYSKVCMPSEASEIFSWLEELPFEIRQKTKASAPFRKLWSLLEDFIYGSNSDPVIIEESEIFDTTVEKSKGSVINSWNDWFKYYSSGELINFDLISEWKPCEFDINFITEKISNSADTESIRNVAPHLLSWLDDNKIETTGAFWLGLIELIAMDDETSYITIGLMRDLIQGLLNTPHSIEQYSSAIEAFEVIVKVEISRKSLPIIIEFSEMLFDYAIKSPEVVRYPLWNGICQYSITHWSDIDFELQTVLTWLDKHIAPEDKSFDHLMNKDDSSNEEVKVSLKDKLIGISTLTEKAGQRAGEILQSLFPGVVVKLNHDKVATDKLKNLASTADYFIFCNKSAAHQSYYAVKAINKDIIYCDGKGSSSIMRSLLDYLNKS from the coding sequence ATGACTTTTTCTAACTATCCATCTTGGTTTGTAGACTTTTTTACTGCCGAGAATGAAATCGAATTAGAGAAACCGGTTGAAGAAATCTCTGACTCTATAAATTTATTATTATTAAAGTCTATACGCAATTTGGAATCTAAAACTCCATTCTTTTTACCGGCTTATGTAAATGGTCAATTGTACTTCTATGGTATGTGTCCAGACACAAAATCATTAAATGAGTTGAAAAACTGCTTATATTACGGATTAGGATCTTCACATACATCATCTTATGAAATAATAAAGTCACCTGAACTTAAGTTTGAACAGTCATTATTGCAGAATCAATCGCACGGCGTAATTAAGTTCTCTCAAGTTATTACTGACAGTTTTAAGCAAGATACAAGCTATGTAGTTACAACGTTAAATGAGGTTTCTGCACGGTTTGAAGCAAAGCCTAACTTTCCCAGTGTAAGGTTGCGTCCAATAGGGCGTATATTACGTGATTTCTTTTTAGCGAGTCGTGAAAGTGACGGAGAAAGTGCATTAGTTTTTTATAACGAAGCTAAAGGCTCAGGTAAGTTAAGTCATAGGAATTTAGTGGGTCTTGAACTTCAATCCTTGGCTATCAACGCTTCATGGCATGAAATACTTGAACATAAGAATTTACCTGATTATTTAGCTGGTATAATCCCCACGAGAATCTACCACTTATTAGTTCGTGCATTGATGCATGTAAATAATTTAGATTTAACAGATTTATCCAATGTAGACTGGGTTGGTTTAAAGTCTAGTTTAGTCGATTACGAGTCATTTTTACTATCTAAACCTAGACTGAAAGAAGAAGATAAATATAAAGAGGACTGGGAAGCTTGGTCTGCTTTGGCTATTAGTATAGGGATCGATAAAAACGATATCATTTCATTTTCACCTAGCTTTATTACAGAAGAGTGGGTGAGTGAGTTATTTGGAAAAATTGAATCCTTTATTGAAGCTCGTAATGCTTTATCAATAGAGTCTTCAGGACTTCAAGCTTTATTTGATTCCCCTATAAGTCTTGATGTGGTTACTCAAGTTCTGGATTATTCAAAAGTATGTATGCCCTCTGAAGCTAGTGAGATATTCAGTTGGTTAGAAGAGCTCCCTTTTGAAATTCGTCAAAAAACAAAAGCATCGGCTCCTTTTAGGAAGTTATGGAGTTTATTAGAAGATTTTATATATGGTAGCAACAGTGATCCTGTAATTATTGAAGAAAGTGAAATTTTTGATACAACAGTCGAAAAGTCTAAAGGCTCAGTCATTAACTCTTGGAATGACTGGTTTAAGTACTATTCTAGTGGAGAGCTTATTAATTTTGATTTAATAAGTGAATGGAAGCCGTGTGAATTTGACATCAATTTCATTACTGAGAAAATATCAAACTCTGCTGATACAGAGAGTATTCGAAATGTTGCACCGCACTTACTAAGTTGGCTAGATGATAATAAGATAGAAACCACTGGCGCTTTTTGGTTAGGACTTATTGAGTTAATTGCAATGGATGATGAAACTTCATACATAACTATTGGCTTGATGAGAGACTTAATTCAAGGCTTACTCAATACACCCCACTCTATAGAACAGTACTCCTCAGCAATAGAAGCCTTTGAGGTTATAGTTAAGGTAGAAATAAGTAGAAAATCACTACCTATCATTATTGAATTTAGCGAAATGTTGTTTGATTATGCAATAAAGTCACCGGAAGTAGTGAGATATCCACTTTGGAATGGCATATGCCAATATTCGATAACTCATTGGTCTGATATTGATTTTGAACTACAAACAGTTCTTACATGGCTAGATAAACACATAGCACCAGAAGATAAGTCTTTTGATCATTTAATGAATAAGGATGATTCCTCTAATGAAGAAGTAAAAGTATCTTTAAAAGACAAGTTAATCGGTATATCCACACTTACGGAGAAGGCAGGACAACGAGCAGGTGAAATATTACAGAGCTTGTTTCCTGGAGTTGTTGTTAAGCTTAACCATGATAAAGTCGCCACAGACAAATTGAAGAACCTTGCTTCAACCGCAGATTACTTTATTTTCTGTAATAAGAGTGCTGCGCACCAATCATATTATGCTGTTAAGGCAATTAATAAAGATATTATATATTGTGATGGAAAAGGTAGTTCTTCTATTATGAGGTCACTTTTAGATTACTTAAATAAAAGTTGA
- the folE gene encoding GTP cyclohydrolase I FolE — MTIENNYREILEKIGEDINRDGLVDTPKRAAKAMKFLTQGYNQNIDEVVNGALFESDADEMVVVKNIELYSMCEHHMLPFIGKCHIAYIPSGKVLGLSKFARIVDMYARRLQIQENLAREIALSIQEITGSIGVGVIIEAQHLCMMMRGVQKQNSSMTTSVMLGEMREDASARQEMLSLVKS, encoded by the coding sequence GTGACTATAGAAAATAACTATCGAGAGATTCTTGAGAAAATTGGCGAAGATATTAATAGAGATGGCCTAGTAGATACGCCTAAGCGCGCAGCAAAAGCTATGAAGTTTTTAACTCAAGGGTATAATCAAAATATTGATGAAGTCGTAAACGGTGCTTTATTTGAATCTGATGCTGATGAAATGGTAGTGGTAAAAAACATCGAATTATATTCGATGTGTGAACACCATATGCTTCCTTTTATAGGTAAATGTCACATTGCATATATCCCAAGTGGTAAAGTTTTAGGTTTGTCAAAATTTGCTCGGATCGTTGACATGTATGCCAGGCGATTACAAATTCAAGAAAACTTAGCTAGAGAAATAGCTTTATCTATACAGGAAATAACAGGGTCTATTGGTGTAGGTGTCATTATTGAAGCACAGCATTTATGTATGATGATGCGCGGCGTACAGAAGCAAAACTCGTCAATGACAACATCAGTAATGTTAGGGGAAATGAGAGAAGATGCCTCTGCGAGACAAGAGATGTTGTCGTTAGTTAAATCATGA
- the queD gene encoding 6-carboxytetrahydropterin synthase QueD, with protein sequence MHTAIYKDFTFEAAHKLPNVPNGHKCGRLHGHSYRVRIHLEGTVNKDSGWFIDFSDVKTIFKPIYNQLDHNYLNDIEGLENPTAEVISKWIWEQLKPILPELSAIELMETCTCGVVYKGN encoded by the coding sequence ATGCATACAGCCATATATAAGGACTTTACGTTCGAAGCAGCACATAAATTACCTAATGTTCCAAATGGACATAAATGTGGGAGACTTCATGGACACTCATATAGAGTGAGAATTCATTTAGAAGGAACTGTAAATAAAGATTCCGGTTGGTTCATAGACTTTTCTGATGTAAAAACAATTTTCAAACCTATTTATAACCAGTTAGATCATAATTACCTAAATGACATCGAAGGGTTAGAAAACCCTACAGCCGAAGTTATTTCAAAATGGATATGGGAACAATTAAAACCAATATTACCAGAGCTCTCTGCCATTGAACTAATGGAAACATGTACATGTGGTGTCGTTTACAAAGGTAACTAA
- the dpdK gene encoding phospholipase D-like domain-containing protein DpdK: MINSNYRKILTNTPLGKRHLKEVLGSTFAGLILSPQEIWLVTAWFTDFEILDNRSGNWSYLNASWGNRMVTFIELLETAVLNGCKLNLVVNETKTNDSALSLLKNKLVNEDGFRFEISDKVHIKGLVTESCFFDGSMNFTFSGANRNDELVTISGDTHQISTTRIDFSNLYFKNYQQKTKAIENPVIEIEEYEDDGHDFF; the protein is encoded by the coding sequence ATGATTAATTCCAATTATCGTAAAATATTAACAAACACGCCATTAGGTAAGCGACATTTAAAAGAGGTTTTAGGAAGTACTTTTGCAGGGCTGATATTATCACCGCAAGAAATATGGTTAGTAACAGCCTGGTTTACTGATTTTGAGATACTCGATAATCGCTCTGGAAATTGGAGTTACCTTAATGCGAGTTGGGGTAATAGAATGGTTACCTTTATAGAGTTATTAGAAACAGCTGTGCTGAATGGTTGTAAACTCAACCTTGTAGTTAATGAGACTAAAACAAATGATTCGGCACTTAGCCTATTGAAAAACAAGCTTGTCAATGAAGACGGATTTAGGTTTGAAATATCAGATAAAGTGCATATTAAAGGGTTAGTTACAGAGTCGTGTTTTTTTGATGGTTCAATGAACTTTACTTTCTCAGGAGCAAATAGAAATGATGAGTTAGTCACTATTTCAGGTGATACTCATCAGATTTCAACCACTAGGATTGATTTCAGTAATCTTTATTTTAAAAACTATCAACAAAAAACAAAAGCGATAGAAAATCCAGTTATTGAAATTGAAGAATATGAGGATGATGGACATGACTTTTTCTAA
- a CDS encoding DGQHR domain-containing protein: MKPVILKIQVIKKIVNNVTVFSGWVEGKKVRDIAKIVHITREGKYIHGYQRSELPKHIESIKDYVESPKSTILANLVIGFNKSVTFTPLEGQTEFGHLEVPYFPESPSQELPGSIVDGQQRSGGVKNSCHESYPLPVSIFISEDENDYIQQFLILNLGKPLTSVQLNALALNDDIYKPPALAIKAFPLSISEELGFGDNKNGTPPLKGLIKSNGNPLGKIAESSITEFVSNVERMILKSINVRVHQDLTKESKQLFAQIINHFWIAVTIVFETEWKKTSKSMKDTYIIHGTSIFGFSFLCRHMIRVFLEDKPLNAVNIPTIEFFTQELKLISNKCHFSKTSWNLGLIRSDEEGGDDIKFSRRWHDFQNTTSEKQLFAGNLLKIYEVAKEFKKDYDVYFS; this comes from the coding sequence ATGAAACCAGTCATTTTAAAAATCCAAGTAATTAAAAAAATTGTTAATAACGTCACTGTATTTTCTGGTTGGGTAGAAGGCAAAAAAGTAAGAGATATCGCTAAAATCGTCCATATAACAAGGGAAGGTAAATATATCCATGGATATCAAAGAAGCGAACTACCAAAACATATTGAGTCTATAAAAGATTACGTAGAATCTCCTAAGTCTACTATTTTGGCAAATCTCGTTATTGGCTTTAATAAATCAGTTACCTTTACTCCTTTAGAAGGTCAAACTGAGTTTGGACATTTAGAAGTTCCATACTTCCCTGAATCTCCATCACAAGAGTTACCAGGATCAATTGTAGATGGTCAACAACGTTCAGGGGGAGTTAAAAATAGTTGTCATGAAAGTTATCCTTTGCCTGTTTCTATTTTCATTTCTGAAGATGAAAATGACTATATTCAGCAATTTCTGATTCTTAATCTCGGCAAGCCATTAACATCCGTTCAGTTAAATGCTTTAGCACTTAATGATGACATTTATAAGCCACCGGCATTAGCTATAAAGGCCTTTCCACTATCTATTTCAGAGGAACTAGGGTTTGGGGATAATAAAAATGGAACGCCTCCTTTAAAGGGACTTATCAAATCGAATGGCAACCCTTTAGGAAAAATTGCTGAATCATCAATTACTGAGTTTGTCTCTAACGTCGAAAGAATGATCTTGAAGTCTATTAACGTAAGAGTCCATCAAGACTTAACGAAAGAGTCAAAGCAGTTGTTTGCTCAAATAATTAATCACTTTTGGATAGCGGTTACAATAGTGTTCGAAACTGAATGGAAAAAGACCTCTAAAAGCATGAAAGATACTTATATCATTCATGGCACAAGCATATTTGGTTTCTCATTTCTATGTCGCCACATGATAAGAGTATTTCTCGAAGACAAACCTTTGAACGCAGTAAACATTCCCACTATTGAATTTTTTACTCAAGAGTTAAAGCTTATATCTAATAAATGCCATTTCAGTAAAACATCATGGAATTTGGGACTTATAAGAAGTGATGAAGAAGGTGGTGATGATATAAAGTTTTCTCGAAGGTGGCATGATTTTCAAAATACAACCTCAGAAAAGCAACTATTTGCCGGAAACTTATTAAAAATTTATGAAGTAGCTAAAGAATTTAAGAAAGATTACGATGTTTACTTTAGCTAA